One Yimella lutea DNA window includes the following coding sequences:
- a CDS encoding serine/threonine-protein kinase: protein MGEVIAGRYELIDMIGEGGMGGVWRAYDLRDGTVVAAKVLRQSDAGSLLRFMREQGMRIHHPNVVTPLSWAGVDDRVLIAMPLVEGGSVSGLARRYGKLPAPYAAELLRQLLDALTAVHEQGVVHRDIKPANMLLSATGTDKPHLWLTDFGVAVSVDAPRLTSHSIVMGTPGYLAPEQLRGYDPDPRSDLYAVGMMGIQLLTGHKPRAHVRTDALDLPPRPDGVPDALWDTVIRLADPDIDRRPASAVEARRAIEAVAWEKQSAIDVRSDLPPIGEAAGDFRPIDGSTAPLGGDHTVMRRPTAAMPMAGNVAAPAQSTNRAHRAVDRAARAKKLQRVAVLVGAPLVAAAALAAIWVPKENGPTDEPGKARLGAECIWSDVGTSERDQNGVLRTCLEQDGRYVWSATS from the coding sequence GTGGGAGAAGTGATTGCGGGGCGCTATGAGCTGATCGACATGATCGGCGAAGGCGGCATGGGGGGAGTGTGGCGCGCATACGACCTACGTGACGGCACCGTGGTCGCAGCGAAGGTGCTGCGCCAGTCCGACGCCGGTTCGCTACTGCGCTTCATGCGCGAGCAGGGAATGCGCATCCACCACCCCAATGTGGTGACGCCGCTCAGCTGGGCCGGTGTCGACGACCGCGTGCTCATCGCGATGCCGCTGGTCGAAGGTGGATCCGTCTCGGGGCTGGCCCGCCGGTACGGCAAGCTGCCCGCACCGTATGCGGCCGAGTTGCTGCGTCAGTTGCTGGATGCGTTGACCGCCGTCCACGAGCAGGGCGTCGTGCACCGCGACATCAAGCCGGCCAACATGTTGCTGTCCGCGACCGGCACCGACAAGCCGCACCTGTGGCTCACCGATTTCGGCGTGGCCGTGTCTGTCGACGCGCCCCGTCTGACCAGCCACAGCATCGTCATGGGTACCCCCGGCTATCTCGCCCCCGAGCAGCTGCGCGGCTACGACCCTGACCCGAGGTCCGACCTGTACGCCGTCGGCATGATGGGCATTCAGTTGCTGACCGGGCACAAGCCGCGGGCACACGTCCGCACCGACGCGCTCGACCTGCCGCCGCGACCGGACGGTGTGCCGGATGCCCTGTGGGACACAGTGATTCGCCTTGCCGACCCGGACATCGACCGCCGTCCGGCCAGCGCGGTCGAAGCGCGCCGGGCCATCGAAGCGGTGGCGTGGGAGAAGCAGTCGGCGATCGACGTCCGCAGCGACCTGCCACCCATCGGCGAAGCAGCCGGTGATTTCCGACCGATCGACGGCAGCACCGCGCCCCTCGGCGGCGATCACACCGTCATGCGCCGTCCGACCGCGGCGATGCCGATGGCCGGCAATGTCGCAGCGCCCGCGCAGTCGACGAATCGTGCACACCGCGCGGTCGATCGCGCCGCACGAGCCAAGAAGCTTCAGCGCGTTGCGGTCCTCGTCGGTGCGCCCCTGGTCGCCGCAGCGGCGCTGGCCGCGATCTGGGTCCCCAAGGAGAACGGGCCCACGGACGAGCCGGGCAAGGCCCGCCTCGGCGCCGAGTGCATCTGGTCGGACGTCGGCACGTCCGAACGCGACCAGAACGGCGTGCTGCGCACCTGCTTGGAGCAGGACGGTAGGTACGTCTGGAGCGCTACGAGCTGA
- a CDS encoding acetyl-CoA hydrolase/transferase C-terminal domain-containing protein, with protein sequence MKTVTTAQLRSRLSMLQGRPRVVVSGNLATPWKAVEALDHAVPTYILNILNGAEGIPTREGVIAETCFVGAGQRHHPALSYVPCRLSMVPDATLAALRDRKDLRVWTEMFSDGVLDLEERGAMDHTTPIITSFVAGSQRLYDWLDGNRRVLMQRTERTNDPALIARQRGMVSINTALQVDLFGQANASRINGRIHSGFGGQTDFIVGAMHSPGGHSFIALRSWHPKADVSTVVPRLADTTTSFQQSAIVTEQGIAFLLGNDEKQQATEIIEKAAHPDVRDELRSAAAEFGLDNPTY encoded by the coding sequence ATGAAGACCGTCACGACGGCGCAACTGCGGTCGCGGCTGTCGATGCTCCAGGGACGCCCGAGGGTTGTCGTCAGCGGCAACCTGGCCACACCGTGGAAGGCCGTCGAAGCCCTCGACCACGCGGTGCCGACCTACATCCTGAACATCCTCAACGGCGCCGAGGGGATCCCGACCCGCGAGGGCGTCATCGCCGAGACCTGCTTCGTCGGAGCCGGTCAGCGCCACCACCCGGCACTGTCCTACGTTCCCTGCCGCCTATCGATGGTGCCGGACGCGACGCTGGCCGCACTGCGTGACCGTAAGGACCTGCGCGTCTGGACGGAGATGTTCTCCGACGGTGTTCTCGATCTGGAGGAACGCGGCGCCATGGACCACACCACGCCGATCATCACCTCGTTCGTCGCCGGTTCGCAGCGCTTGTACGACTGGCTGGACGGCAACCGTCGCGTGCTCATGCAGCGCACCGAGCGTACGAACGACCCGGCGCTCATCGCGCGACAGCGCGGGATGGTCAGCATCAACACCGCGCTGCAGGTCGATCTGTTCGGCCAGGCCAACGCCTCCCGCATCAACGGACGTATCCATTCGGGGTTCGGCGGTCAGACCGACTTCATCGTCGGTGCGATGCACTCCCCCGGCGGACACTCGTTCATCGCGCTGCGCTCCTGGCACCCCAAGGCGGACGTGTCGACCGTCGTCCCCCGCCTCGCGGACACGACGACGAGCTTCCAGCAGAGTGCGATCGTGACCGAACAGGGCATCGCGTTCCTGCTCGGTAATGACGAGAAGCAGCAGGCGACCGAGATCATCGAGAAGGCAGCACACCCGGACGTTCGGGATGAATTGCGTTCCGCTGCAGCAGAATTCGGGCTGGATAACCCGACCTATTGA
- a CDS encoding VWA domain-containing protein: protein MSLPRNLVGLAEAMRTHGLEVGSTETTTAAQAIEVLGLDDRRTLREALAATMVRSADGRPVFDQLFDLWFPSAPGARATDLADADVDALREELTRALADADERRMDEIAAATLELLGRVSPDDESRGWSSAQAVDALAPQRLIAPAQELGRGNGDEQGEGQGSGSGGFTDRIDRDELRSRVAEFRQRVESEARRRNTAVRPKERIARYGVEGPADQRDFLAMSSKDLDAMKRQLDPLARKLEAKLSRRRRAHRGGIDVRRTLRAAMATGGVPLDPVYEQRNRHRPDIVLIADMSGSVGGFSGFTMLLMQAMQSQFRHVKMLGFVSSAADITHVVKDAPPGVSLTSWALSQAALTARGRSSSYGTAFADVLAEHGDAIGHRTTVLVLGDGRTNYADPGVDALREIGRKSRTTVWLNPERSSSWGTGDSAADDYARVITMHECRNVAQLRLFVERHLV from the coding sequence GTGAGCCTTCCGCGAAACCTCGTCGGCCTCGCCGAGGCGATGCGGACGCATGGTCTGGAGGTGGGTTCGACCGAGACGACGACCGCCGCACAGGCGATCGAGGTGCTCGGTCTGGACGACCGCCGCACCCTGCGGGAGGCGCTCGCCGCGACGATGGTGCGCTCGGCCGACGGCCGCCCGGTCTTCGATCAGCTCTTCGACCTGTGGTTCCCGTCCGCCCCCGGCGCCCGTGCCACTGATCTCGCGGACGCCGACGTCGACGCCCTGCGCGAGGAGCTGACCCGGGCACTCGCCGACGCGGACGAACGACGGATGGACGAGATCGCCGCGGCCACACTCGAACTGCTCGGCCGGGTCTCCCCCGATGACGAATCACGGGGCTGGTCCTCGGCCCAGGCGGTCGACGCGCTCGCGCCGCAAAGGCTCATCGCGCCGGCCCAGGAACTGGGGCGCGGCAACGGGGACGAACAGGGCGAAGGGCAGGGGTCAGGTTCGGGCGGGTTCACCGACCGCATCGACCGCGATGAACTGCGTTCGCGGGTGGCCGAATTCAGGCAGCGCGTGGAGTCGGAGGCGCGTCGACGGAATACCGCGGTGCGTCCGAAGGAGCGGATCGCCCGGTACGGCGTGGAAGGGCCGGCCGATCAGCGCGACTTCCTCGCGATGTCCAGCAAGGACCTCGACGCCATGAAACGCCAGCTCGATCCGCTGGCCCGCAAACTCGAGGCCAAGCTCAGCAGGAGGCGCCGGGCGCACCGCGGGGGCATCGACGTCCGTCGCACGCTGCGTGCTGCGATGGCGACCGGCGGCGTCCCGCTCGACCCGGTGTACGAGCAACGCAACCGGCACCGTCCTGACATTGTGCTGATCGCCGACATGTCGGGGTCCGTGGGCGGCTTCAGCGGGTTCACCATGCTGCTGATGCAGGCGATGCAGAGCCAGTTCCGACACGTGAAGATGCTCGGTTTCGTCAGCAGTGCGGCCGACATCACGCACGTCGTGAAGGACGCGCCCCCGGGCGTCTCGCTCACCTCGTGGGCGTTGTCCCAGGCGGCTCTCACGGCGCGTGGACGCAGCAGCAGCTACGGCACCGCGTTCGCCGACGTCCTGGCCGAACACGGTGATGCGATCGGCCATCGCACCACCGTGCTCGTGCTCGGTGACGGACGCACGAACTACGCCGACCCCGGCGTGGACGCCCTGCGGGAGATCGGCCGGAAGTCACGAACCACGGTGTGGCTCAACCCGGAACGCAGTTCCTCCTGGGGCACCGGCGACTCCGCGGCCGATGACTATGCACGGGTGATCACCATGCACGAGTGCCGCAATGTCGCGCAGTTGCGCCTGTTCGTCGAACGTCATCTGGTGTGA
- a CDS encoding acyl-CoA dehydrogenase family protein, with amino-acid sequence MFELSKDHEDFRRLVRDFAEAKIAPHVAQWDREHHFPSELVPQMGELGLFGLVVPEEFGGAGLDGGGFTYLCLAIEELGRVDQSMGITLSAGVGLGINPILTYGTQEQKQQWLPDLVAGRTLAGFGLTEPEAGSDAGGTKTRASLADGQWTVNGAKAFITNSGTDRTSVVTVTARTGETADGKAEISAIMIPSGTTGFTVEPPYDKLGWHISDTHGLTFENCVVPEDNLLGERGHGFKQFLKTLDDGRIAISALAVGLAQACLEAVTEYSKTRIAFGRPIGVNQGVSFQVADLAVMVEASRLLTYKAAWLKDEMEAGRRSLGEVKQAASIAKLYSSEAAVTATRIATQIFGGNGFMEEYPVARFYRDAKILEIGEGTSEVQRMLIARGLGLPS; translated from the coding sequence ATGTTCGAGCTGTCCAAGGACCACGAGGACTTCCGGCGCCTCGTGCGTGACTTCGCCGAGGCCAAGATCGCGCCGCATGTCGCGCAGTGGGATCGCGAGCACCACTTTCCGTCGGAGCTGGTGCCGCAGATGGGCGAGCTGGGCCTGTTCGGGCTCGTGGTGCCGGAGGAGTTCGGCGGGGCCGGATTGGACGGGGGCGGCTTCACCTACCTCTGTCTGGCGATCGAGGAACTCGGCCGTGTCGACCAGTCGATGGGCATCACGCTGTCGGCGGGAGTCGGCCTGGGAATCAACCCCATCCTCACGTACGGCACGCAGGAACAGAAGCAGCAGTGGCTGCCCGACCTCGTCGCCGGCAGGACGCTCGCCGGCTTCGGCCTGACCGAGCCCGAGGCAGGTTCGGACGCCGGCGGCACCAAGACGCGCGCCTCGTTGGCCGACGGTCAATGGACCGTCAACGGTGCGAAGGCCTTCATCACCAACTCCGGCACCGACCGCACCTCCGTCGTCACCGTCACCGCCAGGACCGGTGAGACCGCGGACGGCAAGGCTGAGATCAGCGCGATCATGATCCCTTCGGGCACAACGGGATTCACCGTCGAGCCGCCGTACGACAAGCTCGGTTGGCACATCTCCGACACCCACGGGCTCACGTTCGAGAACTGCGTGGTGCCGGAAGACAACCTGCTCGGCGAACGCGGTCACGGGTTCAAGCAGTTCCTGAAGACCTTGGACGATGGACGCATCGCCATCTCGGCGCTCGCTGTCGGCCTGGCCCAGGCGTGTCTGGAAGCGGTCACCGAATACTCCAAGACCCGCATCGCGTTCGGCCGTCCGATCGGCGTCAACCAGGGCGTCTCGTTCCAGGTAGCCGATCTCGCCGTGATGGTCGAGGCGTCGCGCCTGCTGACCTACAAGGCCGCCTGGCTGAAGGACGAGATGGAGGCCGGACGTCGCAGCCTCGGTGAGGTCAAGCAGGCCGCGTCCATCGCCAAGCTCTATTCGTCCGAGGCCGCCGTGACGGCGACCCGCATCGCGACGCAGATCTTCGGTGGCAACGGCTTCATGGAGGAGTACCCGGTGGCGCGGTTCTACCGCGACGCGAAGATCCTGGAGATCGGTGAGGGCACCTCCGAGGTGCAGCGCATGCTGATCGCCCGCGGTCTGGGACTGCCGTCGTGA
- a CDS encoding acyl-CoA carboxylase subunit beta: MTHPKDARVEDVRGRLKAAHEASDAPSEAARAKLDSQNKLYVRERISLLLDEGSFVEDGRYANATATGLPADGVVTGHGTVDGRPAIVIANDPTVKAGSWGSRTVEKIVRATEMALREDLPVFWLVDSAGARITDQVEMFPGRRGAGRIFHNQVALSGKVPQICCLFGPSAAGGAYIPSFTDLIIMVEGNASMYLGSPRMAEMVVGEKVSLEHLGGARMHCTQSGVGDLLAQDDTEAIELAKLFFSYLPLNWHSEGPVYHPEEPSEPLTDDTVPEVESQPFDVHEVIDGLVDDDSFFEVKPLFAPELVVGFGRMEGRTVGILANNSAVKGGVLFTDSADKAARFIWMCDAYNIPILYLADVPGFMIGSEVERGGIIRHGAKMVSAVSSATVPQFCVVIRKAYGAGLYAMGGPGFDPDATLALPTARIAVMGPEAAVNAVYANKIAAIEDEAEREAFVRARREEYLEDVDLERLAADLVIDGVVEASSLRTELLHRLRYAAGRDRHFSTRRRSIPPV, encoded by the coding sequence GTGACCCACCCCAAGGACGCACGGGTCGAGGATGTCCGCGGTCGTCTGAAGGCGGCGCACGAAGCGTCCGACGCGCCCTCGGAAGCAGCCCGGGCTAAGCTCGACTCGCAGAACAAACTCTATGTGCGAGAACGTATCTCGCTGCTCTTGGACGAAGGATCGTTCGTCGAGGACGGGCGGTATGCGAATGCGACGGCGACCGGTCTTCCCGCCGATGGTGTGGTGACCGGCCACGGCACGGTGGACGGGCGTCCGGCGATCGTCATCGCCAACGACCCCACCGTGAAGGCCGGGTCGTGGGGCTCGCGCACCGTGGAGAAGATCGTCCGGGCCACCGAGATGGCGCTGCGCGAGGATCTCCCCGTCTTCTGGCTCGTCGACTCCGCCGGTGCACGCATCACCGACCAGGTCGAGATGTTCCCCGGGCGCCGCGGGGCCGGACGCATCTTCCACAACCAGGTCGCGTTGTCGGGAAAGGTGCCGCAGATCTGCTGCCTGTTCGGCCCGTCGGCCGCCGGTGGCGCGTACATCCCGTCCTTCACCGACCTGATCATCATGGTCGAGGGCAACGCCTCGATGTACCTCGGTTCGCCGCGTATGGCCGAAATGGTTGTGGGTGAGAAGGTTTCACTCGAACACCTGGGCGGCGCACGGATGCACTGCACACAGTCCGGCGTCGGTGACCTGCTCGCGCAGGACGACACCGAGGCCATCGAACTGGCGAAGTTGTTCTTCTCCTACCTCCCGCTGAACTGGCACTCCGAGGGGCCGGTGTACCACCCGGAGGAGCCGAGCGAACCGCTCACCGACGACACTGTGCCGGAGGTCGAGAGCCAGCCGTTCGATGTCCACGAGGTGATCGACGGCCTGGTCGACGACGACAGTTTCTTCGAGGTCAAGCCGCTGTTCGCCCCCGAGCTCGTCGTCGGGTTCGGTCGGATGGAGGGCCGCACGGTCGGCATCCTGGCCAACAACTCGGCGGTCAAGGGCGGCGTGCTGTTCACCGACTCCGCCGACAAGGCCGCGCGATTCATCTGGATGTGCGACGCCTACAACATCCCGATCCTGTACCTGGCCGATGTGCCCGGCTTCATGATCGGATCCGAGGTCGAGCGGGGTGGCATCATCCGGCACGGCGCGAAGATGGTGTCCGCAGTGTCGTCGGCGACCGTCCCGCAGTTCTGTGTTGTGATCCGAAAGGCTTACGGTGCCGGGCTGTACGCGATGGGTGGCCCGGGCTTCGATCCTGACGCCACGCTCGCACTTCCCACCGCGCGCATCGCCGTGATGGGTCCGGAGGCCGCGGTCAACGCCGTCTACGCCAACAAGATCGCTGCGATCGAGGACGAGGCCGAGCGCGAGGCGTTCGTGCGAGCCCGCCGCGAGGAGTACCTCGAGGACGTCGACCTCGAACGTCTGGCCGCGGATCTGGTGATCGACGGAGTCGTCGAGGCGTCCTCGCTGCGCACCGAGCTGCTGCACCGGTTGCGCTACGCGGCCGGCCGCGACCGACACTTCAGCACCCGGCGCCGTTCGATCCCACCGGTCTGA
- a CDS encoding AAA family ATPase, giving the protein MSDTFSSVDDSRERLAGTGYLASDAIATTVYLAAALGRPILVEGPAGVGKTALAKAMATATGRDLVRLQCYEGVDEARALYEWNHAKQLLRITAEKDADWEHVRTDVFGEEFLLERPLLKAVRSDAPVVLLVDELDKADEEMEGLLLELLSDFQVTIPELGTIAARHHPLVVVTSNATRELSEALRRRCLFLHIDYPSAELEQRIVELHAPGVNEATRASLVRVVRALREGNLRKPPSVSETVDWARTLLSLGADELDAEFVEATLGVLLKHQDDIESARTALKL; this is encoded by the coding sequence ATGAGTGACACCTTCAGCAGCGTCGACGACTCCCGCGAGCGTCTGGCCGGCACCGGCTACCTGGCCTCGGACGCGATCGCGACCACCGTCTATCTCGCCGCTGCGCTCGGCCGTCCGATCCTCGTCGAGGGGCCCGCGGGCGTCGGCAAGACCGCGCTCGCGAAGGCCATGGCCACCGCGACGGGTCGTGACCTCGTCCGGCTGCAGTGTTACGAGGGCGTCGACGAAGCGCGTGCGCTGTATGAGTGGAACCACGCCAAGCAGTTGCTGCGCATCACCGCCGAGAAGGACGCCGATTGGGAGCACGTGCGCACGGACGTCTTCGGTGAGGAGTTCCTGCTGGAGCGGCCGCTGCTCAAGGCCGTGCGCAGCGACGCCCCCGTCGTGCTGCTGGTCGACGAACTCGACAAGGCCGACGAGGAGATGGAAGGCCTGCTGCTGGAGCTGCTCTCGGACTTCCAGGTGACGATTCCGGAACTCGGCACGATCGCAGCCCGCCACCACCCTCTGGTCGTCGTGACGAGCAACGCGACGCGTGAACTGTCCGAGGCCCTGCGCCGACGGTGCCTGTTCCTGCACATCGACTACCCGAGCGCCGAACTCGAACAACGGATCGTGGAACTGCATGCTCCCGGCGTCAACGAGGCCACTCGTGCCTCGCTGGTGCGCGTGGTTCGCGCGCTGCGGGAGGGCAATCTGCGCAAGCCGCCATCCGTCTCCGAGACCGTGGACTGGGCTCGCACCCTGCTCTCGCTCGGCGCCGACGAATTGGACGCAGAGTTCGTCGAGGCCACGCTGGGGGTGCTGCTGAAGCACCAGGACGACATCGAATCCGCCCGAACCGCACTGAAATTGTGA
- a CDS encoding acetyl/propionyl/methylcrotonyl-CoA carboxylase subunit alpha produces the protein MPELRKVLIANRGEIAVRIARACKDAGIESVAVYAEPDRDSLHVKVADEAYALGGSTPADSYLVQEKLLEIAEQSGADSVHPGYGFLAENADFAQKVIDAGLIWIGPGPEAIDSLGDKVKARHIALAADAPLVPGTKDPVEGPDEVVEFAKEHGLPVAIKAAYGGGGRGLKVARTIEEIPELFDSAVREAVTAFGRGECFVERFLDHPRHVETQCLADQHGNVVVVSTRDCSLQRRNQKLVEEAPAPFVTDEQHAELVRASKEILRKAGYVGAGTCEFLIGPEGHISFLEVNTRLQVEHPVSEEVTGIDLVRQQFRIAAGEALDFDDPEPHAHSFEFRINGEDAGRNFFPAPGTITKMVVPSGPGVRWDAGVVEGDTIAGAFDSMIAKLIVTGRTRQEALERSRRALDELVIEGMPTVAPFHRAVVCDPAFAPNDPDEKFTIHTRWIETEFDNQIEPFGGAAGEAPEAAPRQSLVVEVGGKRIEVSLPGDLQLGAGGGAAGGPKKAPKRGRSSGGGQAASGDSVTAPMQGTIVKIAVEDGATVSSGDTIVVLEAMKMEQPITAHKDGVVSGLKANIGETVSAGAVIAQIKDAE, from the coding sequence ATGCCCGAATTGCGCAAGGTTCTCATCGCCAACCGTGGCGAGATCGCCGTCCGAATCGCCCGCGCCTGCAAGGACGCCGGCATCGAATCGGTCGCCGTCTACGCCGAGCCCGACCGTGACTCGTTGCACGTCAAGGTCGCCGACGAGGCATACGCCCTCGGCGGCTCGACACCGGCCGATTCCTACCTCGTGCAGGAGAAGTTGCTCGAGATCGCCGAGCAGTCGGGTGCCGACTCGGTGCACCCCGGCTACGGCTTCCTGGCCGAGAACGCCGACTTCGCGCAGAAGGTCATCGACGCCGGCCTGATCTGGATCGGTCCGGGCCCCGAGGCGATCGACAGCCTCGGCGACAAGGTGAAGGCGCGTCACATCGCACTGGCCGCCGACGCTCCGCTGGTGCCCGGCACCAAGGATCCGGTCGAGGGCCCGGACGAGGTCGTCGAGTTCGCCAAGGAACACGGTCTGCCGGTCGCGATCAAGGCGGCGTACGGCGGTGGCGGACGCGGGTTGAAGGTCGCCCGCACCATCGAGGAGATCCCCGAACTGTTCGACAGCGCGGTCCGTGAAGCGGTCACCGCGTTCGGGCGCGGCGAGTGCTTCGTCGAGCGCTTCCTCGATCACCCGCGCCACGTCGAGACCCAGTGCCTGGCCGATCAGCACGGCAACGTCGTGGTCGTCTCCACCCGCGACTGCTCGCTGCAGCGCCGCAACCAGAAGCTCGTCGAAGAGGCACCGGCTCCGTTCGTCACCGACGAGCAGCACGCCGAACTCGTCCGCGCGAGCAAGGAGATCCTGCGCAAGGCCGGTTACGTCGGCGCGGGCACCTGCGAGTTCCTGATCGGGCCGGAGGGCCACATCTCCTTCCTCGAGGTCAACACCCGCCTCCAGGTGGAGCACCCGGTCTCCGAGGAGGTCACCGGAATCGACCTGGTCCGCCAGCAGTTCCGGATCGCGGCCGGCGAGGCGCTCGACTTCGACGACCCCGAGCCGCACGCGCACTCCTTCGAGTTCCGCATCAACGGCGAGGACGCCGGCCGCAACTTCTTCCCCGCCCCCGGCACCATCACCAAGATGGTCGTGCCGAGCGGCCCCGGCGTGCGGTGGGACGCCGGCGTGGTCGAGGGCGACACGATCGCCGGCGCGTTCGACTCGATGATCGCCAAGCTGATCGTCACCGGCCGCACCCGCCAGGAAGCGCTCGAGCGGTCCCGCCGCGCGCTGGACGAACTCGTCATCGAGGGCATGCCGACGGTCGCGCCGTTCCACCGCGCGGTCGTCTGCGACCCGGCATTCGCACCGAACGACCCGGACGAGAAGTTCACGATCCACACCCGCTGGATCGAGACCGAGTTCGACAATCAGATCGAGCCCTTCGGCGGCGCCGCCGGCGAGGCTCCCGAGGCCGCACCGCGGCAGTCGCTCGTGGTCGAGGTCGGTGGCAAGCGCATCGAGGTGTCGCTGCCCGGCGACCTGCAGCTCGGCGCTGGCGGCGGCGCAGCAGGCGGCCCGAAGAAGGCCCCGAAGCGCGGCCGGTCCAGCGGCGGCGGGCAGGCCGCGAGCGGCGACTCGGTCACCGCTCCGATGCAAGGCACGATCGTCAAGATTGCGGTCGAGGACGGTGCCACCGTCTCCAGCGGCGACACGATCGTCGTGCTCGAAGCGATGAAGATGGAGCAGCCGATCACCGCCCACAAGGACGGCGTCGTCTCGGGCCTCAAGGCCAACATCGGCGAGACCGTCAGTGCAGGCGCCGTGATCGCGCAGATCAAGGACGCCGAGTAA
- a CDS encoding aldo/keto reductase produces the protein MTGNPTIPNISLRAGDTSVEMPQLGFGVWQVEDDAAAPAVAEALRVGYRSIDTARIYGNEAGVGRALADSELAPSDVFLTTKVWNDDQGFDKTLAAFDASQERLGRPIDLYLIHWPVPSNAAFVDTYKAMMQLRDQGKVRAIGVCNFNIEHLQELHDAVGEYPAINQVELHPDFQQKQLREFHDKFGIVTEAWSPLGQGGDILADATITDIASQYGKTPAQVILRWHLQLGNVVIPKSVTPERIAENLDVFDFELSQAAMEAIEALDSGKRLGPDPAEFNA, from the coding sequence ATGACTGGTAACCCCACCATCCCCAACATTTCCCTGCGCGCCGGCGACACCTCGGTCGAGATGCCGCAGCTCGGTTTCGGCGTCTGGCAGGTCGAGGACGACGCCGCCGCCCCGGCCGTCGCCGAGGCCCTGCGCGTCGGCTACCGCAGCATCGACACCGCCCGCATCTACGGCAACGAGGCCGGCGTCGGCCGCGCGCTCGCCGACAGCGAACTGGCGCCGTCCGATGTCTTCCTGACCACCAAGGTGTGGAACGACGACCAGGGCTTCGACAAGACCCTCGCGGCGTTCGACGCCTCGCAGGAGCGCCTCGGCCGGCCGATCGACCTCTACCTCATCCACTGGCCGGTGCCGTCCAACGCAGCCTTTGTCGACACGTACAAGGCGATGATGCAGCTGCGAGACCAGGGCAAGGTGCGAGCGATCGGTGTCTGCAACTTCAACATCGAGCACTTGCAGGAGCTGCACGACGCGGTCGGTGAGTATCCCGCGATCAACCAGGTCGAACTGCACCCGGACTTCCAGCAGAAGCAGTTGCGCGAGTTCCACGACAAGTTCGGCATCGTCACCGAGGCGTGGAGCCCGCTCGGTCAGGGCGGCGACATCCTCGCCGACGCCACGATCACCGATATCGCGTCGCAGTACGGCAAGACGCCCGCCCAGGTCATCCTGCGCTGGCACCTGCAGCTCGGCAATGTCGTGATCCCCAAGTCGGTGACGCCGGAACGCATCGCCGAGAACCTGGACGTCTTCGACTTCGAGCTCTCCCAGGCTGCGATGGAGGCGATCGAAGCCCTCGATTCGGGCAAGCGTCTCGGCCCGGACCCGGCGGAGTTCAACGCCTGA
- a CDS encoding TetR/AcrR family transcriptional regulator has protein sequence MTTPRPEGTLARQTHLLDAAIGVVGESGLRGLTHRALDRAAGLPEGSCSVYYRTRLALLTALTDHVAGRMMHDVQQLTDSLPVGTDDPTCAIDGTTQLLLGWVRDPALLLTISELSLEAVRTPSLQDSMRAWRRGLVDLVGSVVEREHKGASHQRAQTVVAALEGVAIGSLSLPADEREAYLASTVSLLVKAMSDLETD, from the coding sequence GTGACCACGCCACGACCTGAAGGAACCCTCGCCCGCCAGACCCATCTGCTCGACGCAGCGATCGGAGTCGTCGGCGAATCAGGATTGCGTGGCCTGACTCACCGAGCACTCGACCGCGCCGCGGGCCTGCCCGAGGGCAGCTGCTCGGTCTACTACCGAACCCGGCTGGCGTTGCTCACCGCTCTCACCGACCACGTCGCCGGACGTATGATGCACGACGTCCAGCAGCTCACCGATTCACTGCCGGTGGGCACGGACGACCCGACCTGCGCGATCGACGGCACGACGCAGTTGCTGCTCGGCTGGGTTCGCGACCCGGCTCTGTTGCTCACGATCAGCGAGCTCAGCCTGGAAGCCGTCCGCACCCCCTCGTTGCAGGATTCGATGCGTGCCTGGCGGCGCGGGCTGGTCGACCTGGTCGGTAGTGTCGTCGAACGTGAGCACAAGGGCGCATCGCACCAGCGCGCGCAGACTGTCGTCGCGGCCCTTGAAGGTGTTGCGATCGGTTCGCTGAGCCTGCCCGCGGACGAACGCGAGGCCTATCTCGCCAGCACCGTCTCGCTGTTGGTGAAGGCGATGTCCGACCTGGAGACTGACTGA